In Methanosarcina barkeri MS, a single window of DNA contains:
- a CDS encoding nicotianamine synthase family protein, with protein MAELYEIFSELDELGHMDISEDLCLALLRDPVISSVLPSIYTSYTHFFSLHETQLAKNILAYKEPWKMLESFPLYPRYEKMIKTQVQAYPGIEVLAFIGCGPLPITLLLFSKLYGIHCIGVDQDSEAVGLAKRCIKHFGLEKEISIIEGNETVLSKIEWDSVLIAGLAEPKQRIFENLHMMIKNRKSSSKKPISVCCRNYSGIRQLLYWPVQPEQIKGFRKIKEIYPAGKVNNTLVFMECE; from the coding sequence ATGGCTGAGCTCTATGAGATATTTTCCGAACTCGATGAACTTGGGCATATGGATATTTCTGAAGATCTCTGTCTGGCTTTACTTAGAGACCCGGTGATCAGCTCCGTCCTCCCTTCGATTTACACCAGTTATACTCATTTTTTTAGTCTGCATGAGACTCAGCTAGCAAAAAATATCCTGGCTTACAAGGAACCTTGGAAAATGCTGGAATCTTTTCCTCTATATCCCAGATACGAAAAAATGATCAAGACTCAAGTTCAGGCATACCCTGGAATTGAAGTGCTGGCTTTCATAGGCTGCGGTCCCCTTCCTATTACTCTACTTCTCTTCAGTAAATTATACGGCATTCATTGCATTGGTGTAGATCAGGACTCTGAAGCAGTGGGTCTGGCAAAAAGATGTATAAAGCACTTTGGGCTTGAAAAGGAAATCAGTATTATCGAAGGAAACGAAACCGTACTTTCAAAAATTGAATGGGACTCTGTGCTTATAGCAGGACTTGCCGAACCTAAACAACGCATCTTCGAGAACCTGCATATGATGATCAAAAATCGAAAATCGAGTTCCAAAAAACCCATTTCAGTGTGTTGTCGCAACTACAGCGGCATAAGGCAATTGCTATACTGGCCAGTCCAGCCGGAACAGATTAAAGGTTTCAGAAAAATAAAAGAAATCTATCCCGCTGGAAAAGTAAACAATACCCTGGTCTTCATGGAGTGTGAGTAA
- the cbiM gene encoding cobalt transporter CbiM, with amino-acid sequence MHIPDSFIPLSQAVIYWVVALPFIIMSMKWAKNELDEMKVPILAALAAGIFAIQAMNIPIGMGTSGHMVGAALVAIIFGSPWAGVLVLTLVLLVQGFAFGDGGVTTMGANILNMGVISGFVGYYTYVALRSKAGTSIAAFGGAWLGLFISAIACAIEMWIAGTFPLRAGLIAMGTYHLIIGFIGEGLITSIVITAIAKSRPDLLEDNYTARPEKHKKEAHA; translated from the coding sequence ATGCATATACCTGATTCATTCATACCGCTTAGCCAGGCAGTAATTTACTGGGTTGTTGCCCTTCCATTTATTATAATGTCAATGAAATGGGCAAAAAACGAGCTTGACGAGATGAAAGTACCAATTCTTGCTGCTCTTGCGGCAGGAATTTTTGCAATTCAGGCCATGAATATTCCCATAGGGATGGGAACAAGCGGGCATATGGTAGGAGCAGCACTTGTTGCCATTATCTTCGGAAGCCCCTGGGCTGGAGTTCTTGTGCTCACTCTAGTCCTGCTCGTGCAGGGATTCGCCTTCGGTGATGGAGGAGTCACTACCATGGGAGCGAATATTCTGAATATGGGAGTTATTTCCGGGTTTGTCGGATACTATACATATGTTGCCCTTCGCAGTAAGGCAGGAACAAGCATCGCAGCTTTCGGAGGCGCCTGGCTCGGACTATTTATTTCGGCAATCGCCTGCGCGATTGAGATGTGGATTGCTGGTACCTTTCCCCTGCGTGCTGGACTTATAGCCATGGGAACTTATCATCTGATTATCGGTTTCATAGGAGAAGGCCTGATCACTTCAATTGTAATCACGGCGATTGCAAAATCCCGTCCTGACCTTCTTGAGGATAATTACACTGCCAGACCAGAAAAACATAAAAAAGAGGCACATGCATGA
- a CDS encoding PDGLE domain-containing protein: MSRKSNMKFLYVGIAIAILLAVLAPFLASSDPDGLESAAGGVVEESKMSKIEKTEPVVGSPMPDYSIEGLGKGGEVAAIAVGTLAVLAISLGLGKVFSKKN, translated from the coding sequence ATGAGCAGAAAATCAAACATGAAATTCTTGTACGTCGGAATTGCAATTGCAATTCTGCTCGCGGTTCTAGCCCCTTTTCTTGCATCTTCTGACCCCGACGGACTGGAAAGTGCTGCTGGAGGGGTAGTTGAAGAATCGAAGATGTCCAAAATTGAAAAGACTGAACCTGTAGTAGGCTCTCCGATGCCTGACTATTCAATAGAAGGCCTAGGAAAAGGGGGAGAAGTAGCAGCAATAGCTGTTGGAACACTTGCAGTACTGGCAATCAGTTTAGGGTTAGGAAAAGTTTTTAGCAAAAAAAACTGA
- the nth gene encoding endonuclease III: protein MPERKPKKPDTQDFFSEYDIPDNRHNFYRIWALLKEEYPDVKPSLNYSNPLELLVATVLSAQSTDVQINRVTDKLFKKYRTARDYASADLRELENDLYSTGFYKSKAKNIKTAAQMIVEKYNGEVPKTMEELTSLPGVGRKTANIVLARAFGIVEGVAVDTHVKRVSRRLGLTKNSDPAKIEQDLISLARREDLDSISMTLIYHGRKVCQAKKPKCKICIVKDLCPSSVIFISSA, encoded by the coding sequence ATGCCTGAAAGAAAACCAAAAAAACCTGACACTCAGGACTTCTTTTCCGAATATGATATTCCTGATAACAGACATAATTTCTACCGTATCTGGGCTCTTCTAAAAGAAGAGTATCCTGATGTAAAACCCTCTCTCAATTACAGCAATCCCCTTGAACTGCTTGTGGCGACTGTTCTCTCAGCCCAGTCAACTGATGTACAGATTAATAGAGTAACTGACAAATTGTTCAAAAAGTACAGGACTGCAAGAGATTATGCCAGTGCAGACCTCAGGGAACTTGAAAACGATCTATATTCCACAGGTTTTTACAAAAGCAAGGCAAAGAATATCAAAACTGCTGCGCAGATGATTGTAGAGAAGTACAATGGAGAAGTCCCAAAAACTATGGAAGAACTTACCAGTTTGCCAGGGGTCGGAAGGAAAACGGCTAATATAGTACTTGCCAGAGCATTTGGGATAGTAGAGGGAGTTGCTGTAGATACCCATGTGAAAAGGGTTTCAAGAAGGCTGGGACTTACGAAAAACTCCGACCCCGCTAAAATTGAACAGGACCTTATCTCACTTGCCCGAAGGGAAGATCTCGATTCAATCTCCATGACTCTGATTTATCATGGGAGGAAGGTCTGCCAGGCAAAAAAACCAAAATGCAAAATCTGTATTGTGAAGGACTTATGTCCTTCAAGTGTTATATTTATTAGCAGTGCTTGA
- the purH gene encoding bifunctional phosphoribosylaminoimidazolecarboxamide formyltransferase/IMP cyclohydrolase, protein MVKRALLSVSDKTGIAEFARGLESLGVKIISTGGTAKILRDAGIEVTDVSEVTGCPEMMGGRVKTLHPRIHGGLLCLRESKEQMAEAEREDISLIDMVAVNLYPFEVTISKEGVELEEAIENIDIGGPTLLRSAAKNYRSVTALSDPSDYGRVLKELRSTGVISEETRAALAVKAFRHTADYDAAIDTYLSKTLLGENVLRMNFTDGVKLRYGENWHQKAYFYKDPKIEGPTLAKATQLHGKELSYNNYVDADNALQTVKELGNANPAVAIVKHNNPCGLATGSTLLQALQAAWDGDPISAYGSIICTNETFDLKAATFLNGKFVEIILAPDFNPDALEYLKNKSENLRLLKLPDLREAFGTDYTYKYVIGGMLKQSRDISLYEKWESVTDMSYPEEKRSLSEFCLKACKSTKSNSVNLAYEYEPGFFMVLAMGAGQPNRVDSIRKLAATKAIENLKVIYERENPETSFEDYCQKVMSECVMASDAFFPFDDSIIHAAENNIRYIVSPGGSIRDGEVIAAANRLGVSMVFTGMRHFLH, encoded by the coding sequence TTGGTAAAGAGGGCACTGCTCAGCGTCTCAGACAAGACAGGAATTGCAGAATTCGCACGCGGGCTTGAATCACTTGGCGTGAAAATAATTTCAACAGGCGGGACAGCGAAAATTCTTCGCGACGCCGGCATAGAAGTTACTGATGTCTCGGAAGTCACAGGCTGTCCGGAGATGATGGGAGGAAGGGTCAAGACTCTCCACCCAAGAATTCATGGCGGGCTCTTATGCCTGCGAGAAAGCAAGGAACAGATGGCTGAGGCTGAAAGAGAAGACATCTCGCTTATTGACATGGTGGCTGTAAATCTCTATCCATTTGAGGTAACAATCTCAAAGGAAGGCGTCGAACTCGAAGAAGCCATTGAGAACATAGATATCGGAGGACCAACTCTTCTTCGTTCGGCAGCTAAAAACTATCGTTCGGTTACAGCACTCTCAGACCCATCGGACTATGGGCGTGTCCTCAAAGAACTTCGCTCAACAGGAGTAATTTCGGAGGAAACACGAGCTGCCCTTGCAGTTAAGGCTTTCAGACATACTGCGGATTATGATGCAGCAATCGATACCTACCTGAGCAAAACCCTGCTCGGAGAAAATGTACTCCGTATGAATTTTACCGACGGTGTAAAACTTCGCTATGGAGAAAATTGGCACCAGAAAGCCTATTTTTACAAAGATCCTAAAATAGAAGGCCCAACTCTGGCAAAAGCCACCCAGCTTCACGGAAAAGAACTCTCCTATAATAACTATGTGGACGCAGATAATGCACTTCAGACGGTAAAAGAACTCGGAAATGCTAACCCTGCCGTGGCAATCGTAAAACATAATAACCCATGTGGGCTTGCAACCGGAAGCACACTCCTGCAAGCTCTTCAGGCTGCCTGGGACGGAGACCCTATTTCAGCTTACGGAAGTATAATCTGCACCAATGAAACCTTTGATCTTAAAGCTGCGACTTTTCTGAACGGAAAATTTGTGGAGATTATTCTTGCTCCTGACTTCAATCCCGATGCTCTTGAATACCTGAAAAACAAAAGTGAAAATCTTAGACTCCTTAAACTGCCCGATCTCAGGGAAGCTTTCGGGACAGACTACACATATAAGTATGTAATCGGAGGCATGCTTAAGCAGAGTCGCGATATTAGCCTCTACGAAAAATGGGAGTCAGTCACAGACATGTCCTATCCTGAAGAGAAGCGCTCTCTTTCGGAATTCTGTCTTAAAGCCTGTAAGTCAACTAAATCCAATTCAGTGAACCTTGCTTACGAGTACGAGCCAGGTTTCTTCATGGTACTTGCTATGGGCGCAGGACAACCGAATAGGGTTGACTCAATTCGCAAACTGGCTGCCACAAAAGCTATTGAAAATCTCAAGGTAATTTACGAACGAGAAAATCCTGAAACCTCCTTTGAAGATTATTGCCAGAAAGTTATGTCAGAATGCGTAATGGCCTCAGACGCCTTCTTCCCCTTCGACGACAGCATAATTCATGCAGCAGAAAATAATATTCGCTACATAGTTTCCCCAGGTGGATCAATTCGGGACGGCGAAGTCATTGCTGCTGCAAATAGGCTTGGAGTTTCCATGGTCTTTACAGGCATGCGCCACTTCCTTCATTAA